A genomic stretch from Bordetella sp. N includes:
- a CDS encoding thiamine pyrophosphate-dependent enzyme: MPQLTHLTPQSPWTALTTTDQDWETADPTLLGTLLAHCHLIRGFEEAVLDLAGQGLVHGPAHSSIGQEGGAAGSIVTLRAQDGVNGSHRGHHQFLSKSLAYLCPNGIDPRAELAPAVQGLLQRTLAEILGLAQGFCNGRGGSMHLRWTEAGALGTNAIVGGGVPMAAGQAWAHRHAGTDAVMISYFGDGAINIGSVLETMNLAAAWKLPLCFFIENNRYAVSTHVDESTAEPRLSARGLGFNIPSWQVDGMDPLAVHLTMQAALAHMRAGNGPTVIEADVYRFFHQNGPYAGSAFGYRSKDEEQAWRARDPLALMATRMQARGLIDEAGVQALRERVQQAMRHAVAELTEADPQAGEGKRRIRPTLWPSTDFRDVGMLGDLTEMQGLRYADQDSGEVPLAERPFIDVVADVMDRRMARDPGVVVMGEDVHRLKGGTNGATRGLGKTYPDRCLGTPISENAFVGLAGGMALDGRYRPVVEFMYPDFMWVAADQVFNQIGKVRHMFGGRDDVPLVLRTKVAMGTGYGSQHSMDPAGIFATCPGWRIVAPSNPYDYVGLMNSALQCRDPVLVIEHVDLYNSKGLGPVDDYDYYLPVGKAALRRSGPDVTVISYLSMVGHAAEAMDRCAVQGDLVDLRWLDRASLDWDTLGTSIRKTNNVLIVEQGARGTSYGGWLADEIQRRFFDWLDQPVQRVTGGMAAPSISKVLERAAAARTDEVEAALREVMTNQGAA, encoded by the coding sequence ATGCCTCAACTTACGCATCTCACGCCGCAGTCCCCCTGGACGGCGTTGACCACCACCGACCAGGATTGGGAAACCGCCGATCCCACGCTGCTGGGAACCCTGCTGGCGCACTGCCATTTGATCCGTGGCTTCGAAGAAGCGGTACTCGACCTGGCCGGACAAGGCCTGGTGCACGGGCCCGCGCATTCGAGCATAGGACAGGAGGGCGGCGCGGCGGGGTCCATCGTGACGCTGCGCGCGCAGGACGGGGTGAACGGGTCGCACCGGGGCCATCATCAGTTTCTGTCGAAGTCGCTGGCTTATCTGTGCCCCAACGGCATCGACCCGCGTGCGGAACTGGCGCCGGCGGTCCAGGGTCTGCTGCAACGTACCCTGGCGGAAATCCTCGGTCTGGCTCAAGGCTTCTGCAATGGCCGCGGCGGGTCCATGCACCTGCGCTGGACGGAAGCGGGTGCGCTGGGCACCAATGCCATCGTCGGCGGTGGCGTGCCGATGGCGGCCGGCCAGGCCTGGGCCCATCGCCATGCCGGCACCGATGCGGTGATGATCAGCTACTTCGGCGACGGCGCCATCAACATCGGTTCGGTGCTGGAAACCATGAACCTGGCGGCCGCCTGGAAGCTGCCGCTCTGCTTCTTCATCGAGAACAACCGCTACGCGGTGTCGACCCACGTCGATGAAAGCACCGCCGAGCCGCGCCTGTCCGCCCGGGGCCTGGGTTTCAATATCCCCAGCTGGCAGGTGGACGGCATGGATCCGCTGGCGGTCCATCTGACGATGCAGGCCGCGTTGGCGCATATGCGGGCAGGCAACGGGCCGACCGTGATCGAGGCCGACGTCTACCGCTTTTTCCATCAGAACGGCCCTTACGCGGGCAGCGCGTTCGGCTATCGCAGCAAGGACGAGGAGCAGGCCTGGCGCGCCAGGGACCCCCTGGCCCTGATGGCCACGCGCATGCAGGCCCGCGGGCTGATCGACGAGGCCGGCGTGCAGGCCCTGCGCGAGCGCGTGCAACAGGCGATGCGTCACGCTGTCGCTGAGCTGACCGAAGCGGATCCCCAGGCGGGGGAGGGCAAGCGCCGCATTCGTCCCACGCTGTGGCCGTCGACGGACTTCCGCGACGTGGGCATGCTGGGCGACCTGACGGAAATGCAGGGGCTGCGCTATGCGGACCAGGACAGCGGCGAAGTGCCGCTGGCGGAACGTCCGTTCATCGACGTCGTGGCCGATGTCATGGACCGGCGCATGGCGCGCGATCCCGGCGTGGTGGTGATGGGCGAAGATGTACACCGCCTGAAGGGGGGCACCAACGGCGCCACGCGTGGGCTCGGCAAGACCTATCCCGACCGGTGCCTGGGCACGCCCATCAGCGAGAACGCGTTCGTCGGGCTGGCAGGCGGCATGGCGCTGGACGGCCGCTATCGTCCGGTCGTCGAGTTCATGTATCCGGACTTCATGTGGGTGGCGGCGGACCAGGTCTTCAACCAGATCGGCAAGGTCCGCCATATGTTCGGCGGACGCGACGACGTGCCGCTGGTATTGCGCACGAAAGTGGCCATGGGTACGGGATACGGATCCCAGCATTCGATGGATCCAGCGGGCATCTTCGCGACCTGCCCGGGATGGCGCATCGTGGCGCCGTCCAATCCGTATGACTATGTGGGATTGATGAACTCGGCTTTGCAGTGCCGCGATCCCGTCCTGGTGATCGAGCACGTCGATCTGTACAACAGCAAGGGCCTGGGGCCGGTCGATGATTATGACTACTACCTGCCGGTTGGAAAGGCCGCGCTGCGGCGTAGCGGACCGGACGTCACGGTGATTTCCTATTTGTCGATGGTGGGACACGCGGCCGAAGCGATGGATCGCTGCGCTGTGCAGGGTGATCTGGTCGATCTGCGCTGGCTGGATCGGGCCAGCCTGGATTGGGACACCCTGGGCACCAGCATCCGCAAGACCAATAACGTGTTGATCGTGGAGCAGGGCGCGCGCGGCACGTCGTATGGCGGCTGGCTTGCCGATGAAATCCAGCGGCGCTTTTTCGACTGGCTGGATCAGCCGGTGCAAAGGGTCACAGGAGGGATGGCGGCGCCGAGTATTTCCAAGGTGCTGGAGCGGGCGGCGGCCGCGCGCACGGACGAGGTCGAAGCGGCGTTGCGTGAAGTCATGACCAACCAGGGAGCTGCCTGA
- a CDS encoding 2-oxo acid dehydrogenase subunit E2 → MPALIRMPEISANAAAAQLVEWLVEEGALVAADDVVASIETDKAVVDLNAGAAGTLVRRLVQAGDQVAVGAAVGVVLEQGESADAVDAVLAQAGKPAPAVAVAATPPATATPAPTPASAARSAQVIAEAPATQPKLSQASTPAQPQAQAPSPAPPERSFASPLARKLARQAGIPLEDLRGSGPQGRVVKRDIERAKVARDAAVDAAFETIPHTPMRATIARRLTESKQHVPHFYLRGKCRMEALYALREQLNHAHANAAGYGGHGRTHKHTDHADHTHRQDAEPAPRKFSVNDFIIKAVACTLRDLPDTNVIWTDSAMQRYRQVDIAVAVATPKGLITPVLHGVEALPLSQVSATMAALAARARESRLLPHEYQGGTFSISNLGMYGVTEFAAIINPPQSAILAVGASNRVPVVNADGALGTGVVMEYTLSVDHRAIDGALAARWLARFQQYMEHPATMLA, encoded by the coding sequence ATGCCTGCCTTGATACGCATGCCCGAGATTTCGGCCAACGCCGCCGCCGCGCAGCTGGTGGAATGGCTGGTGGAAGAAGGCGCCTTGGTGGCCGCGGATGATGTGGTGGCAAGCATCGAGACCGATAAGGCGGTGGTGGACTTGAACGCGGGCGCGGCGGGAACGCTGGTGCGGCGCCTGGTCCAGGCCGGCGACCAGGTCGCCGTCGGCGCCGCTGTCGGGGTGGTGCTGGAGCAGGGCGAGTCCGCGGATGCGGTGGATGCCGTGCTGGCGCAAGCTGGTAAGCCCGCGCCTGCGGTCGCGGTCGCGGCCACGCCGCCGGCGACGGCCACGCCCGCGCCAACCCCCGCTTCGGCGGCACGCAGCGCTCAAGTGATCGCCGAGGCCCCGGCGACGCAGCCCAAGCTTTCGCAAGCATCGACGCCCGCGCAGCCGCAAGCGCAGGCACCGTCCCCGGCCCCACCCGAACGGTCCTTCGCCAGCCCGCTGGCCCGCAAGCTCGCCCGCCAAGCCGGCATTCCGCTGGAAGATCTACGCGGCAGCGGGCCCCAGGGCAGGGTGGTCAAACGCGATATAGAGCGCGCCAAGGTCGCCCGTGACGCCGCCGTCGATGCGGCTTTCGAGACCATCCCGCACACGCCCATGCGCGCCACCATCGCCCGGCGCCTGACGGAAAGCAAGCAGCACGTGCCGCATTTCTATCTGCGGGGCAAGTGCCGCATGGAAGCCCTGTACGCCTTGCGCGAGCAGCTCAACCACGCCCACGCAAACGCAGCCGGCTACGGCGGCCATGGCCGCACGCATAAGCACACGGATCACGCCGATCATACGCATCGCCAAGATGCCGAGCCGGCCCCACGCAAGTTCTCCGTCAACGACTTCATCATCAAGGCGGTGGCCTGCACCTTGCGGGACCTGCCGGATACCAATGTGATCTGGACGGACAGCGCCATGCAGCGCTATCGCCAGGTCGACATCGCCGTCGCGGTGGCGACCCCCAAGGGCTTGATCACCCCCGTCCTGCATGGTGTCGAAGCGCTGCCGCTGTCGCAGGTGAGCGCCACGATGGCGGCTCTGGCCGCGCGCGCCCGTGAATCCCGTTTGCTGCCCCACGAGTACCAAGGCGGCACGTTCTCCATCAGCAATCTGGGAATGTATGGCGTGACGGAATTCGCCGCTATCATCAATCCCCCCCAATCGGCCATCCTGGCGGTAGGCGCGAGCAATCGGGTGCCGGTGGTGAACGCGGACGGCGCCTTGGGCACCGGGGTGGTGATGGAATACACCTTGTCGGTCGATCACCGCGCGATCGATGGGGCGCTGGCGGCCAGGTGGCTGGCGCGCTTCCAGCAATATATGGAACACCCGGCTACGATGCTGGCGTGA
- a CDS encoding SDR family NAD(P)-dependent oxidoreductase has protein sequence MAKHDFTDRVLVLTGATGGIGRAVAALFYDSGARLYLIDRDADALAALARELGADPQHASADKNERVLSQGLGSARVLTDAMDVSSAAAAETAAARIEAAWGGVDFLVPAAGIYPVAPLADMTDEQWRQTLAINLDGVFYLTQRLLPLLRPGSAIVNLSSMAAHRGALHNAHYSASKGALLSFTRSIARELGPNTRVNAVSPGIIETPMVAELLKTRADESVAQSMLKRLGQASEVAAAIAFLCSDDASFITAQVLHVNGGLYVS, from the coding sequence ATGGCAAAGCACGACTTCACGGACCGCGTCCTGGTGCTGACAGGCGCGACGGGCGGCATCGGCCGGGCCGTGGCCGCCTTGTTCTACGACAGCGGCGCGCGCCTGTATCTGATCGACCGTGACGCGGACGCGCTCGCCGCGCTGGCGCGCGAACTGGGCGCGGACCCGCAACACGCGTCCGCCGATAAAAATGAGCGTGTCCTGTCCCAGGGATTGGGATCCGCGCGCGTGCTGACAGACGCGATGGACGTGTCGTCGGCCGCCGCCGCCGAGACCGCCGCGGCGCGCATCGAAGCCGCCTGGGGCGGTGTCGATTTTCTGGTGCCGGCGGCCGGCATCTATCCCGTGGCTCCGCTAGCCGACATGACCGACGAGCAGTGGCGCCAGACGCTGGCCATCAACCTGGATGGGGTGTTCTACCTTACGCAGCGGCTGCTGCCTTTGCTGCGTCCCGGCAGCGCCATCGTCAACCTGAGTTCGATGGCCGCCCATCGAGGGGCTTTGCACAACGCCCATTACAGTGCGTCCAAGGGCGCCTTGTTGAGCTTCACGCGCAGCATCGCCCGGGAGCTGGGGCCCAACACGCGGGTCAATGCGGTATCTCCAGGGATCATCGAGACCCCCATGGTGGCGGAACTGCTGAAGACGCGGGCGGACGAATCGGTGGCGCAGTCCATGCTCAAACGCCTGGGCCAGGCCAGCGAAGTCGCGGCGGCCATCGCCTTCCTGTGCAGTGACGATGCCAGCTTCATCACGGCGCAGGTGTTGCACGTGAACGGCGGCTTGTACGTGTCATGA
- a CDS encoding FadR/GntR family transcriptional regulator, which yields MKKPSTFAALRGEPPIARAATLPAEVAERLRGAIGRRDIVADDNKLPSEAELAQAYGVSRPVIREAMSLLKADGLVIAHQGRGQYVNPAGSNVFRLEPSVESSEDLRELFEFLLSVEVPATRLAAERRDPQGLQAIQQAYARLYDVTNQGANVSGESPTELSPNAGVATLTPKRANQANEAHEANDGADEDGEFHRAIVAASGNRYFIAFLDFLDSRVRRMIRLARRNTRTRSAEWVWQVQQEHEAILRAIQAGDPDAASEAAAAHLNNAAARLALYQQDRR from the coding sequence GTGAAGAAACCTTCCACCTTTGCCGCCTTGCGCGGCGAACCGCCGATCGCGCGCGCGGCCACCTTGCCTGCCGAAGTCGCCGAGCGCCTGCGGGGCGCCATAGGGCGGCGCGACATCGTCGCCGACGACAACAAGCTGCCTTCGGAAGCGGAACTCGCCCAGGCCTATGGCGTCAGCCGCCCCGTGATTCGCGAGGCCATGTCCCTGCTCAAGGCGGACGGACTTGTCATCGCGCACCAAGGCCGCGGCCAGTACGTCAATCCGGCCGGCAGCAATGTGTTCCGCCTGGAACCCAGCGTGGAAAGCAGCGAAGACCTGCGCGAGCTGTTCGAATTCCTGTTGTCGGTGGAAGTGCCCGCCACCCGTCTGGCCGCCGAGCGCCGCGACCCGCAAGGCCTGCAGGCTATACAACAGGCTTATGCCCGGCTGTACGACGTCACGAATCAAGGCGCGAACGTGTCCGGGGAATCCCCCACGGAGCTGTCTCCAAACGCCGGCGTCGCCACTCTCACGCCGAAACGCGCCAACCAAGCCAACGAAGCCCACGAAGCCAATGACGGCGCCGACGAAGACGGCGAATTCCATCGCGCCATCGTCGCCGCCAGCGGCAATCGCTACTTCATCGCCTTCCTGGATTTCCTGGACTCCCGCGTGCGGCGCATGATACGCCTGGCCCGCAGGAACACGCGGACCCGTTCGGCGGAGTGGGTCTGGCAGGTGCAGCAGGAGCACGAAGCCATCCTGCGCGCCATCCAGGCGGGCGATCCCGATGCCGCCAGTGAAGCGGCCGCCGCGCATTTGAACAATGCCGCCGCGCGGCTGGCCCTGTATCAACAAGACCGCCGCTGA
- a CDS encoding SDR family oxidoreductase produces the protein MSGAGGGISTGSGMPGARFAGQTAYVTGAIGGIGSAIVRALAAEGAAVGLIDRDPAGGARLQEELLAAGHRVLYANADVQDFSACQAACDQLGAALGGADILVNNVGISPKTDGRALKVWEMPPKEWETVMAVNLNSVYYMAHLTTPHMVQRRQGRIINMSSVAGKAYCDIVAGHYAATKAGLIGLTRHWAGELGEYNITVNGLAPGRIATPLLKSVPREINDAVAEITALRRLGTPEEVADACLFLASDQARFITGQVVDVAGGWLMT, from the coding sequence ATGAGCGGGGCCGGCGGCGGCATCTCCACGGGTTCCGGCATGCCGGGGGCCCGTTTCGCCGGGCAGACCGCCTATGTCACCGGCGCCATCGGTGGCATAGGGTCGGCCATCGTGCGGGCGCTGGCGGCGGAAGGCGCCGCCGTCGGCCTGATCGACCGCGACCCCGCAGGGGGCGCGCGGCTGCAAGAAGAATTGCTGGCCGCCGGCCACCGCGTCCTGTATGCCAATGCGGACGTGCAGGATTTCTCCGCCTGCCAGGCGGCCTGCGATCAGCTGGGCGCCGCGCTGGGCGGGGCCGACATCCTGGTCAACAATGTAGGAATCTCACCCAAGACCGATGGCCGAGCGCTGAAGGTCTGGGAAATGCCGCCCAAGGAATGGGAGACCGTGATGGCGGTCAACTTGAACAGCGTGTATTACATGGCGCATCTGACCACGCCACATATGGTGCAGCGGCGACAGGGCCGCATCATCAATATGTCGTCCGTGGCGGGCAAGGCTTATTGCGACATCGTCGCCGGGCACTATGCGGCCACCAAGGCCGGGCTGATCGGCCTGACCCGCCACTGGGCGGGGGAATTGGGCGAATACAACATCACCGTCAACGGCCTGGCGCCCGGGCGTATCGCCACACCGTTGCTCAAGAGCGTGCCGCGCGAGATCAATGACGCGGTGGCGGAGATCACCGCCCTGCGGCGCCTGGGCACGCCCGAGGAAGTGGCGGACGCCTGCCTGTTCCTGGCCTCGGACCAGGCGCGCTTCATCACCGGACAGGTGGTGGACGTCGCGGGCGGCTGGTTGATGACCTGA
- a CDS encoding NAD(P)H-quinone oxidoreductase has translation MSKFKYIDHGEGGAPDCMVLAEREWEQPNGRQVLIEVAYAGVNRPDCLQRAGAYPPPPGASPHLGLEVSGRIVAIGPDVKRHKVGDSVCALTPGGGYAEYALADERHCLPVPKGMDLLAAACVPENYFTVWTNVFDRARLTKGEKFLVHGGSSGIGLTAIQLAHAFGAEVWTTVGNEEKAEACRKAGADHVIIYKDQDFESVVKADTGKQGVDVILDMVGGEYINRNIRSLAVNGRLVQIAFLEGSKAQIDATPIMVKRLNFTGSTLRPRSDEDKGLIAQSLTEKVVPLLEQGKCLPVIHKVFSLAEAPQAHTLMESSKHIGKIAFKVQE, from the coding sequence ATGTCTAAATTCAAGTACATCGATCATGGCGAGGGCGGCGCGCCCGACTGCATGGTGCTCGCCGAGCGCGAATGGGAACAGCCCAACGGGCGCCAGGTGCTGATAGAAGTGGCTTACGCGGGGGTCAATCGGCCCGACTGCCTGCAGCGCGCGGGCGCCTACCCGCCGCCGCCGGGGGCGTCCCCCCATCTGGGACTGGAAGTGTCGGGGCGCATCGTCGCCATCGGACCGGACGTCAAACGCCACAAGGTGGGCGACAGCGTCTGCGCCCTGACGCCTGGCGGCGGCTATGCCGAATACGCCCTGGCGGATGAACGACATTGCCTGCCAGTGCCCAAGGGCATGGATCTGCTGGCCGCGGCTTGCGTGCCGGAGAACTACTTCACGGTCTGGACCAATGTGTTCGATCGGGCCCGGCTGACCAAGGGCGAGAAATTCCTGGTGCATGGCGGCTCCAGCGGCATCGGCCTGACGGCCATCCAGCTGGCGCATGCTTTTGGCGCGGAGGTCTGGACCACCGTGGGCAACGAAGAAAAGGCCGAGGCCTGCCGCAAAGCGGGCGCCGACCACGTGATTATCTACAAGGATCAGGACTTCGAAAGCGTCGTGAAGGCCGATACCGGCAAGCAAGGCGTCGATGTGATCCTGGACATGGTGGGTGGCGAATACATCAACCGCAATATCCGGTCCCTGGCGGTGAACGGCCGCCTGGTGCAGATCGCCTTCCTGGAAGGCAGCAAGGCGCAGATCGATGCCACGCCCATCATGGTCAAGCGCCTGAACTTCACGGGCTCGACCCTGCGGCCGCGCAGCGATGAAGACAAAGGCCTGATCGCGCAGAGCCTGACCGAGAAAGTGGTGCCCTTGCTGGAACAAGGCAAATGCCTGCCTGTGATCCACAAGGTGTTCTCCTTGGCGGAAGCCCCGCAGGCGCATACGCTGATGGAGAGCAGCAAGCACATCGGCAAGATCGCCTTCAAGGTGCAGGAATGA
- a CDS encoding ABC transporter ATP-binding protein, producing MLKVSNLRSGYGKTQVLNGLDFEVHPGEIVTLIGANGAGKTTTLKTLCGAMSSMDGRVEFLGQDLTNRNPYDIVDAGITMIPEGRQLFPHFTVRDNLLMGSFKRAARAGAQRKMAEVLDIFPRVRERLNQFAGSLSGGEQQMVAIARGMMADPKLLMFDEPSLGLSPLLVQQMFDVIRQVTAAGVTVLLVEQNVFRTLRLADRGYVLENGAIVRSGTGAELLNDPHVKKAYLGH from the coding sequence ATGCTTAAAGTCTCCAACCTGCGTTCCGGCTACGGCAAGACCCAGGTCCTCAACGGCCTGGATTTCGAGGTCCATCCCGGCGAGATCGTTACCCTGATCGGCGCCAACGGGGCCGGCAAGACCACCACCCTGAAGACCCTGTGCGGGGCCATGTCCAGCATGGACGGCCGCGTCGAATTCCTGGGACAGGACCTGACCAACCGCAACCCCTACGACATCGTCGATGCCGGCATCACCATGATCCCGGAGGGCCGCCAGCTGTTTCCTCACTTCACGGTGCGCGACAACCTGCTGATGGGCTCGTTCAAGCGCGCCGCGCGGGCCGGCGCGCAGCGCAAGATGGCGGAAGTGCTGGATATCTTCCCGCGGGTGCGTGAACGGCTGAATCAGTTCGCGGGATCGCTGTCGGGCGGCGAGCAACAAATGGTGGCCATCGCGCGCGGCATGATGGCCGATCCCAAATTATTGATGTTCGATGAGCCTTCCCTGGGACTTTCGCCGCTGCTGGTGCAGCAAATGTTCGACGTCATCCGCCAGGTCACCGCCGCCGGCGTCACCGTGCTGCTGGTAGAGCAGAACGTGTTTCGGACGCTGCGATTGGCGGATCGCGGCTATGTGCTGGAGAATGGAGCCATCGTGCGCAGCGGCACCGGCGCGGAGCTGCTCAACGATCCGCACGTCAAGAAGGCTTATCTCGGACACTGA
- a CDS encoding ATP-binding cassette domain-containing protein, with protein MIPDFRSPKAYVSLILLIAMFVVPVVLGSPFWTNMFVLLFVFSAMSVAWNIVGGYAGQLSLGHAVFYGIGGYTATLLTQNFGITPWIGMLVGAAISALVAVVISYPTLRLKGPFFALSTIAILEVVRLLVIHEESWTGGSSGISLPLNIGWTWMVFREKVNYLIIAYGLFLVVVWASWMIRKSRMGHYLIAIREREDAARAVGINTVNMKILAAVLSAALTSIIGTFHITYLTFVDPGSAFSLDLSVQIAMFALIGGLGTVAGPIAGTFLVLPIAELARGWLSGVGNGMHGLIYGLILVGVVLTIPRGLAGAFGPAVERLLDRLPYLGARRAAAPRGAVETPADGGAQATPVLKAENLFKNFGGLRATNDVSLELGRHEILGVIGPNGAGKTTVFNLLSGFLSPDQGTVSMRDAGGAWVHCSTPSQFARKGLGRTFQIAKPFTGLSVLENIMLGAFINTADRAEAEHIAREVAERTHLTKFLNTEARNLTVGGMKRLEIARALATRPRILLLDEVMAGLNPTDIEEAIRMIRGIRDSGVSVLLIEHMMQATMALSDRIIVINEGGVLVSGTPREVVEHPAVIEAYLGKDYQDA; from the coding sequence ATGATTCCGGATTTTCGTAGTCCCAAGGCTTATGTCAGCCTGATTCTGCTGATCGCCATGTTCGTCGTGCCCGTGGTGCTGGGTTCGCCGTTCTGGACCAATATGTTCGTGCTGCTGTTCGTGTTCTCCGCCATGTCCGTGGCGTGGAACATCGTCGGCGGCTACGCCGGCCAGCTTTCGCTGGGCCATGCGGTGTTCTACGGCATAGGCGGCTATACCGCGACCCTGCTGACACAGAACTTCGGCATCACGCCGTGGATCGGCATGCTGGTGGGCGCGGCGATCTCCGCCCTGGTGGCGGTGGTGATCAGCTATCCCACCTTGCGCCTGAAGGGCCCCTTCTTCGCGCTGTCGACCATCGCCATCCTGGAAGTGGTGCGGCTGCTGGTCATCCACGAGGAAAGCTGGACGGGCGGCTCCAGCGGCATCAGCCTGCCGCTGAACATCGGCTGGACCTGGATGGTGTTCCGCGAAAAGGTGAACTACCTGATCATCGCCTACGGCCTGTTCCTGGTGGTGGTGTGGGCGTCCTGGATGATTCGCAAATCGCGCATGGGCCATTACCTGATCGCCATACGCGAACGGGAAGACGCGGCGCGCGCGGTGGGCATCAACACCGTCAACATGAAGATATTGGCGGCGGTGCTGTCGGCCGCGTTGACCAGCATCATCGGCACTTTCCACATTACGTATCTCACCTTCGTGGATCCGGGATCGGCGTTCTCGCTGGATCTGTCGGTGCAGATCGCCATGTTCGCCTTGATCGGCGGGCTGGGCACGGTCGCCGGGCCCATCGCCGGCACGTTCCTGGTGCTGCCCATCGCCGAACTGGCACGGGGTTGGCTGAGCGGCGTCGGCAACGGCATGCACGGACTGATCTACGGCCTGATCCTGGTCGGCGTGGTGCTGACCATACCGCGCGGCCTGGCCGGCGCCTTCGGCCCGGCGGTGGAGCGCCTGCTGGACCGCCTGCCCTATCTGGGCGCCCGGCGCGCGGCTGCCCCGCGCGGCGCGGTCGAGACACCCGCCGATGGCGGCGCGCAGGCCACGCCGGTGCTCAAGGCGGAGAACCTGTTCAAGAACTTCGGCGGCCTGCGCGCCACCAACGATGTCTCGCTGGAGCTGGGCCGTCACGAAATCCTTGGCGTCATCGGTCCCAACGGCGCCGGCAAGACCACCGTGTTCAACCTGCTGTCGGGTTTTCTGTCGCCCGACCAGGGCACGGTGTCCATGCGCGACGCCGGCGGCGCCTGGGTCCATTGCAGCACGCCCAGCCAGTTCGCCCGCAAAGGATTGGGACGGACTTTCCAGATCGCCAAGCCCTTCACCGGCCTGTCCGTCCTGGAAAACATCATGCTGGGCGCGTTCATCAACACCGCCGACCGCGCCGAGGCCGAACACATCGCCCGGGAAGTGGCCGAACGCACGCATCTGACCAAATTCTTGAACACCGAAGCGCGCAACCTGACCGTCGGCGGTATGAAACGGCTGGAGATCGCCCGGGCGCTGGCGACGCGGCCGCGCATCCTGCTGCTGGACGAAGTGATGGCGGGTCTCAATCCCACCGATATCGAGGAAGCCATCCGCATGATCCGCGGCATTCGCGACAGCGGCGTGTCCGTGCTGCTGATCGAACACATGATGCAGGCGACCATGGCCCTGTCCGACCGCATCATCGTCATCAACGAGGGCGGCGTGCTGGTCAGCGGCACCCCGCGCGAGGTGGTCGAACATCCGGCCGTGATCGAGGCCTACCTGGGCAAGGACTATCAAGATGCTTAA
- a CDS encoding branched-chain amino acid ABC transporter permease — MDILIQLIINGLLLGGAYAIISLGLTLIFGVVRVVNFAHGEFLMVGMYLVYLAANHFGIHPYIGLVPVAVILFALGAATQKLVIQPLLNADEHIQIFATVGISTILLNLALVVFGANVLRAPVELGTDSISIGNYAMVTGQLITFVAALVLAVLLHLFMHRTYLGRALRAVAQHRYAAMLMGVNVKAVYVLAFGLGTAFVGIAAGLLAPQYPVFPTVGTYFVLTAFVIVVLGGMGSLYGAVAGSMIIGVVDTLAGYYIAPDLKEVVYFGIFLLILVLRPTGLFGVGTE; from the coding sequence ATGGATATTCTGATTCAACTCATCATCAACGGCCTGTTGCTGGGGGGCGCCTACGCCATCATCAGCCTGGGCCTGACCTTGATTTTCGGCGTGGTGCGCGTGGTGAACTTCGCGCACGGGGAATTCCTGATGGTGGGCATGTACCTGGTGTACCTGGCCGCCAATCATTTCGGTATCCATCCCTACATCGGGCTGGTGCCTGTGGCGGTCATCCTGTTCGCGCTGGGCGCGGCGACCCAGAAGCTGGTGATACAGCCGCTGCTCAATGCCGATGAACACATCCAGATCTTCGCCACGGTGGGCATCTCCACCATCCTGCTGAACCTGGCTTTGGTGGTGTTCGGCGCCAACGTGCTGCGCGCGCCGGTGGAACTGGGCACCGACTCGATCTCGATCGGCAACTATGCCATGGTCACCGGGCAATTGATCACCTTCGTGGCGGCCCTGGTACTGGCCGTGCTGCTGCATCTGTTCATGCATCGCACTTACCTGGGCCGCGCGCTGCGTGCCGTCGCCCAGCATCGCTACGCGGCCATGCTGATGGGGGTCAACGTCAAGGCGGTCTACGTGCTGGCCTTCGGCCTGGGCACGGCTTTCGTCGGCATCGCCGCGGGCCTGCTGGCGCCGCAGTATCCGGTGTTCCCCACCGTCGGCACCTACTTCGTGCTGACCGCCTTCGTCATCGTCGTGCTGGGCGGCATGGGCAGCCTGTATGGCGCCGTCGCCGGCTCGATGATCATCGGCGTGGTCGACACGCTGGCTGGCTACTACATCGCGCCCGACCTCAAGGAGGTGGTGTATTTCGGCATTTTCCTGCTGATCCTCGTCTTGCGTCCGACCGGCCTGTTCGGCGTCGGTACGGAATAA